The window aaccacgtctgctgaaactttgttccaggcatctactcctctttcagtcaaattatattttctcacgttgcttctcatctttcccccaactaacctcagattgtttttcggttcactttcctattaaaaacactcccctcctgaaccttatttaacccagtGGAGTCTCTCCTTCTAATTCCGCCTTATTTCTGCGATAGCTTCCTCTAgctttcacttcttatccaacaGGTTTCACCTTATTACTCACGCAACTGCACGTTTGGGGCATGCGTGCAaagcatatatactgtacatgactCATTGGCTGCTTCCTTGAGCTTGTGCTTCCTCAAAATAATTGTGGGTCTGGTGTAGAACGTTGAACAAGAGTCACTTCTTCGTGAAGTGCTTCTGATCGGTTCCCCCACTCAAGTTTCTCTGCAACGGTGAGTAAATAAGCTTGGAATTTCAGAGTTTGAATTTGGCAGCGAGAcatttgcttatttttattttatttttgcatgcaGAAGTAACGGGTTGGAAGATCGTTAAgcagagatccaacctagaaacaAGGGGAGATttcctgacagcgagaacaattgcggtatttttcagactataagacgcaccgaggTTTGAAAGAAGTAATaacgatagcaatagcatttagacttctctaccgcttcctagtgcttttacagccctctctaagtggtttacagggtaTCCTGATTGagggggggttgggctagatgacctcccaggtcccttccaactcttcttaaTCTGTATCTGTATATTTAATTAAATTCCGATGAACCTGGGAAATTCCAAGTCACcctggttttatttttcttttaaaagaaaggcGTTCAATGGTTTTAAACCTGTGAAATTGGTTAAGAatagtgctttttacagccctctctaagtggtttacagaatcagccttttgccaccaacaatctgggtcctcatttacccaccaaggaaggaaggaaggaaggaaggaaggaaggaaggaaggaaggaaggaaggaaggaaggaaggaaggaaggaaggaaggaaatagcatttagacttctataccgcttcctagtgcttttacagccctctctaagtggtttatagaatctGGGTCCTTTTTACACATTTTTGCTAAAAATGGGGcaccagagggtttgggaagcctgcagaataTTTCTGGGGGGTAGAGAAaagcaaaaacacccccatttttgcaaaaatagcccggtttttggcttgttttttcacaaaaatgggggtgttttcAGTAATGGATTGCAAGCTAGTACGCGCCACACTgtgtaccagtagcaaaaatggagctgagcGTGCAGCTCTGGGTAACCCGCAGGGGGCGCACACGTCCGagcgagatttggtttctgcgcatgcacaggaagttaAATCTCGCGAGAGGAGAtgggtgtgagagagattttggtgatcctcagcaggcgcagaagcaaaaaaaatcaccaaaatctcgtgcCGCTGTgcgtcttctttctcttcctgcatatgcccagaagccaaatctcgctcggaCGTGTGTGCGCCAGGTCTCCCAAACTCTCTGCgcaccccgtttttgtgaaaaactggcCCAATTTTCACACAAATGGGAtgtaggggtggagatttgggaggccaaaaatggctgcattttctgtataagacacaccaacatttccaccctctcttagggtgaaaaaaggtgcatcttatactctcaaAAATACAGTACTGGGTAGAGACTCTTTGTTAGCATATAGGATGGAAAAAGGGGATGGAAGGTCAAGAGAGAGCTAGTTTGCATATTTGTATGTAAACcagtttttggcagttggaaggtaGAATTCTTTGGGGGATTCCTATGCTGACTCTTGGTGAATCTGCACCATAGAGAGCAGATGCacagagaaatatagttatactgtcaagttgtttatttgtgtaaatatgaaaccagttcaatgagaaaagaagaaataaaagcataagattTATATTGCAGTGATTGTATCTGTGCCCCAATATACATTGAAGCACGGTTCTGCTATGAAGAGTCTCTGCTCTACGAAGTGAAGAACGTCACTTATaaccataaataacatagaaTTCCAACactcttgccttcagaagttgtgaatgctctagaATTATATAGATAATTTAGATTAATAATTGTAAAAGGTTGATGTGAGTTAATGATAGGGAAATGTTAAGGTTCTTAATATTATCTAATTTTGGAAATATTGAAATACATATGGAAAGGTACTATGTATATTGAAATACATATGGAAAGTTACTATGTATGCACTGAAGTATTGATAGCTACTataatattagatagatagatagatagatagatagatagacagacagacagacagacagacagacagacagacagacagacagacagacagacagacagacagacagcattATGATAAATTTCTACCTAAAATAATGGATTGATCAATAGTTATGGGTTtggttttttgatttttttaaaaatttaatagtaATAGTGTtcggttcttttttctttttaaaaaaattattatattttctttttttttagcttCTCTGTTTTGATCATCATTGCCCCCTTGAAGTACAAATAGCACATGCCTGTGTTCTAGCAAAAGGACAAATTCAATTCTTTGCAACTTTATTTTTCACTTCTTTCGTCTCTCCAAAGGTTGACCTGTTGCTGCTTTCTGAAATACAGAACTACTCATTGGTAGAgtaggaggagagagaagagaagagaagagagagaagggaaaggaagagaaaagaagagaagaaagagaagggaagagaaggagagcacgaaggaaagaagaaggaagggaaggactgAAAAAAGGAGAAATCCGAAAGAGGACCACCGGAATGTTTAAAAAAGCAACAATTTTATAACCCGAAGCTGCTTTCCAAAGGAAAAACCAAGAGCGAagccaagaaaataaataattacaacTCAAGGATGTTGGGTTTCTAAAAtaaagggatagatagatagataggtaggtaggtaggtaggtaggtaggtaggtagatagatagatagatagatagatagatagatagatagatagatagatagatagatagatagatagatagataaaaaagggaggaggaTGGATGGTCACTCTGCCTGTCGGCCGCCAAAGTCAGCAGCCTTGATTGATCTGTGGCCCTTAGGGCCAGAGGCTTCTGACCCAATCTTCCTGGATTCCTCCTTTTCGGAAGTGATCAAAGTCGTACGCAAGAGAGACCTGGGTGGGATCCAGCTGGCATATTTCATGTGCCCCCAGAGGAGTTCCGACCAAGAATGGACGGGCGAAAAACCCCTAGAGGCCAATTTAGAAGAGCTTCATTGCCCCAAGCAAGGGATGGAGGTGGTGGCGGCCGAAACGTTTGCCGCGGCCTTATACGCCGTGAAGCAGAAACTGGACGAAAATGGGGTGGAAAAGGTCACCGTCCTGTTGTCCTGGCGGAGGAGACCCTTGGTGGAGATGTATATGGAGCAGCTCTTCGGCAGGTTTTACCGCTACGAGTTGATCGAGCTGCCCGTGGGCTCCAAAGAAGGTCTCGTGGAGTCGCGGAAGAAAGGGAGGCCTCGCGGAGATCCCGAGGCGGAAAAGATCCAGAAGGAAATTAGTCAGTTTTTGGAAAGTCTTCCCAACCTGAAAGGAGAGATCACCATCCTCAAATCTTCATTGATCCCAGGTAAGCGGGGAGAAtagatcttccttctttcctcctttccccattcttccttccttccttcttctcacattcttcctccttccttccttcctccttcatacccattcttcctccttccttccctcctttctgccttccttccttctttcctcctttccccattcttttttcttgcttccttccttcttcctacattctatctccttccttcctttctgccttccttccttcctccttcccccattcttcctccttccttttctgcttttctttcttccttcctcctcctcccattctccctccctccttccttcctttctccttcttccccattctttctccttccttccttccttcctgccttccttccttctttcaccattcttcttccttatttccttccttcttcccacattcttcctccttccttccttccttccttcctccttaatCTGTATTAAATGTAGATTCGGGAGCTTTCAAATTTCAATATTTGTATAGTAATGTCAGTAATTGAGGAAATTCAGATACTGCTGATCATGAATCAGTTCCAGTTTTATTTCAAAGCATATGTGACAAAATAagaaaattgagcccaaagtcacctttaataaatttatttgtaaTCTGTTTTGTAGAAAATTCTGAAAGAAACAAGAGAACAGTTTTTAAACAGGAGTCCGTTTGCTGGCATTTTTAATTAGGTTGAGTTCTCTGTaaggataataataaaaaagcaccTTAAAAACATAAGAAAACTTTCACTTATGCCCTGAATATaactgcttttttcccccttttgtgtttgaaaaccttttttttttaaggaaacatTTTCCTGCATGGATTCACCACGAGAAACGGAGGCATCTCATATGTCCCAACGCTGAGCTCTTTAAATCTCTTTAGCAGTTCCAAGCGGAGGGACCCCCCGGCGGTGGTGAAGGAAAACCTTCGAAGATTATCCCATGCGGCCGGATTTAACCCAGACATGTATCAGAGCATCAAGGTGAGATCCGGAGGGAGTAAGAAGAAGCCTTCTTAGGTTGAACTCTGGGgtacttttccctatttttcctcctccaaaattaaggtgcgtcttattttCCAGTGCGTctaatactccaaaaatacaataaattggaactttgaggaatactttgatttAGTTTGGCTGTTACCTGGCACCTTGACattgttatagaatagaatagaattttattggccaagtgtgtttggacacacaaggaatttgtcttggtgcagatgctctcagcgtacataaaataaaatatacatttgtcaagaatcatgtggtacgacacttaatgattgtcacaggggtcaaataagcaatgaagaagcaatattaataaaaatcttaggatataagcaacaagttacagttatggAGGATATACtcttagtaaaatacatgatgaaggttatagaggatggactcataataaaatatatctaagaaataatagaagagaagatataggaatagaacatatctatgaaagaatagaagagatagaggaatagaagaaaggtataggagatataggagagcaataggacaggggatggaaggcactcgagtgcacttgGACTCGCCCCTTTGTGTGTgtagagaggagaaggagatctgATGGGTCCCCGGTGGTCTCTAAGCTTGATGGCTTTCTTGTAGGCATTTCAGGACACAACTAGGGaacatcttcagtgctagaaAGAACTCTATATAAGCAGAAAATAGATCCCACTCctttccagcactgatgatattcCGTAGTGGGGTCACGAAATGACTCTACAAGAAACCCATTCCCAATTCCCTTCAAACTGGCCCGCTAAAAAGGCTTCCCTTGGAATTATTGGTTTGGAAAGTTCTAAAGGGAATATTTGGAACCCCAGAAGATTAATAGGGCCCCCGCTTGTTGGTTTCTGACCAGGTCAACCATGCCAGTGACGTCTGGGTGATGGGGAAACCCCAGCCGGAGAGCTACGATGGGATCGTAACTAACCAAAGAGCCGTCACCGTTTCTGCTCCGGGCGCAGACTGCATTCCAATTTTGTTTGCTGACCCGGTCAGGAAAGTTTGCGGAGCTGCCCATTCAGGTAACCAAGCACCTGTTGTTCTGACCTGGTATCCccaaacatgaaaaaaaaaacctctgaagTGAACGcaaagattcctttattaggaatcCCAGCAAAAGGTTTTTCTCCCACCACAGACTAACAAATCCATCTGGCCAGAGAGATGAATATCcctaagggtctggatgggggttcACAGGTTAAAGTTCAACCCAGACAAGGCTGAGCGGCTGTGGGTCATTCCATCTTTCTGTCTttggtaaagtgaccagattttaagattgggaaagagggacatcaTTGAGCAGGGgagaggggggctaaaaaaaagtttctctctctctctctccctccctccctccctccctctttcttactctcttcatcgcttcctctcttttttctctctatttctctctctctccctttctccttgtctctttctctctccctctttccctccctctctctttcttgctctcttccttcctctcttttttctctcttccttccttcctccctttctctctttctctctcccccctctttctctctctctttctctctctcttgttctctctctctcttgctctctcttgctgtctcgctcttgctctctctctctcgtataCAACGCTGCTGCCTCCCCCATTGCAGCTCTCGGGTGGCGGGAAGGGCGTGGGCCAGCAGGGGCAGCGGGGCCGGGCAGCTGTGATGGGTGCCGGGCGGGCAGTGAAGGCGGCACCGCCAAGCAGGGGTCAAGGTATCATTTAAAAGTGGGACTGTCTCGCTGaaggcgggacatctggtcaccttagtcttGGGGGGGAGAAACAATTTCCCCCTCGGATAGGCCTCGCAaactgggtgtcctcctagatccacagctgaggctagggGGGCCTTTGCACAAATTCAGatatgtgtgtttttcttttatgtttgtgtgtttttatatgtgaattttgttttaaataatttttttttaaaaaagagagagaatcaatccaattaaaataaaaattacataaCCATTTAAAATCCCAagctatattaaaatcaatcatatccaTTTGTAACAACCATAcaaacattcgttggccagggttAAGATCTAATCTgaccaagcctggcgacataaatgagtcttcagactcttacgaaaTACATGGGTGCACACGCTGGCTCTTTCTGAGCTACGCTGCAAAAATTGCAGCTTGCAAAAAATAATGTTGTCTTGCAAAATGCAAAGATTGCTCTGCCCTCTGCTTCTTTTTTTGTTGCTAAGGTTGTGAAGATTAATCTCTAACGCCTGCAGGGGTTTTCTCGTTCTTCCTGGTTCTTTGTCTGGGGAAGTTAGGTGGATGGCTGGGACATTCCGTCCTCTGAATTCTGAAGGGTTGGTTGAGTCATCTCCAAGAGTTGACAACAGGGCATGGGAAAAGCGATGGAATAGAGAAGACTAACCACAACTGCTGTTTTTTTTCTGCACACCAATGGCACGCATCTAGAATAGTGCATCTAATTTCAGATatcaacactctagaaaacatccagagatactttactagaagagccctccactccaccacttgcaacagaacaccctacacaactagactcacaatcctagttttacaaagcttagaactacgtcgccttaaacgtgacctaagcatagcccataaaatcatctgctacaacgtccttcctgtcaatgactactccgacttcaaccacaacaacacatagaaacatagaaatatagaagattgacggcagaaaaagaactcatggtccatctagtctgcccttatactatttcctgtattttatcttaggatggatatatgtttatcctaggcgaGTACCcaacaaatacaaatttaaagtaaaccgctctaaacttgactccaggaaatatgactttagtaactaagtagttgatgcatggaactcattaccagactctgtaatatcatcaccaaacccccaaaaccttacccttagactatccactgacactgttgacctctctgattcccaagaggtcagaaaggggcgtgcataagtgcaccagcatagcTCCgtaccctgtcctaatgtttctctcttactagtatcaagtatataaatattatatctttgtataccaccaatacgtacatgacaaaacaaataaataaaataaaaataaaataaatcttggtcaccacactataaaaaaggatgttgagactctggaaagagtaaagagaagagcaaccaggatgattaggagactagagGCTAGaacatttatctgtctgtctgtctgtctgtctgtctgtctgtctgtctgtctgtctgtctgtctgtctgtctgtctatctaatttgtcaaacatgtataggataagtgaaaaggaaggatgaaagaggacaatagaacagtaggacagtgacagtaggcacattggtgcgctcatgcacgccccttacagacctcttaggaatagggagaggtcaactgtagacaatctaaggcggggtctccaaccttggcaactttaagacttgtggacttcaactcccagaattcctcaaacaGCTTTGCTTACTAAAGAAttatgagttgaagtccacacgtcttaaagttgccaaggtttgagacccctggtctaaggttaaagtttttggggtttggggaagaaaccacaga of the Erythrolamprus reginae isolate rEryReg1 chromosome 4, rEryReg1.hap1, whole genome shotgun sequence genome contains:
- the LACC1 gene encoding purine nucleoside phosphorylase LACC1, yielding MDGHSACRPPKSAALIDLWPLGPEASDPIFLDSSFSEVIKVVRKRDLGGIQLAYFMCPQRSSDQEWTGEKPLEANLEELHCPKQGMEVVAAETFAAALYAVKQKLDENGVEKVTVLLSWRRRPLVEMYMEQLFGRFYRYELIELPVGSKEGLVESRKKGRPRGDPEAEKIQKEISQFLESLPNLKGEITILKSSLIPGNIFLHGFTTRNGGISYVPTLSSLNLFSSSKRRDPPAVVKENLRRLSHAAGFNPDMYQSIKVNHASDVWVMGKPQPESYDGIVTNQRAVTVSAPGADCIPILFADPVRKVCGAAHSGWQGTLLGVSMAVVNATVTEYGSDVKDILVVLGPSVGPCCFTLPKQSAKEFYKIDPTCVRCFESPNPYIDIRRATRVLLEAGGILPRNIQDDSTTDPEQNLTLCTSCHPDRFYSHVRDGENFGTQIGFISIKN